In Lujinxingia sediminis, the sequence CGGCCTGGAGCGCCTCGGCGAGGGCATGGTTCGCAACGTGATGTGCGATATTAAGAGCGACAACTCCATCCACGTCACCGACGCCACCAGCCAGCGGGTCTTCATCATCCGTGAGGTTGAGGCTCAGGCCGGCGCCGAGCCCGAGCCTCCTCAGGCGGCTACCGTCAAGATGGAGCCCCTGGCTCGCCCTGAACCCGCAGCTGAAGTTGAGCCAACACAGGAGCCCGAACCCGAGCCCGAAGTTGAGCCAACACAGGAGCCCGAACCCGAGCCCGAAGTTGAGCCAACACAGGAGCCCGAACCCGAGCCCGAAGTTGAGCCAACACCGGAGCCCGAACCCGAGCCCGAAGTTGAGCCAACACAGGAGCCCGAACCCAAAGCCGAGGCGAAGCCCGAACCCGAGTCCGAGCAGTGGCAATCCGACGACGGCAAAATGCGCATCAGCTCCTCGACCTTCGAGTCGCTGCAACGCGACGATGTGGAGGAGAAGCCCCGTGTCATCAGCGAGTCGCGCCACAAGACCGGCGAGCGCAGCGCGGTGACGATCGGCCGCACCGACGAGAAGGTCGCCGCAAATCTCATTGAGGATGTGTTCCTGGAGATCCAGGCCATCCATGAGAACAACATGGCGCTCGAAGACGTCGTCAACTTCGTGATGGACATGGTCATGGAGAAGCTCAACGCCGAGAGCGGCTCCATTCTCTTCGCCGACGTCAATGGCCGCGAGCTCTACTTTGCCGCCGCCCGCGGTCCCAAAGCTGAAGAGATCATGAGCTTCCGCGTGCCGATGGGCCAGGGCATCGTTGGTTTCTGCGCCCGTGAAGGCGTCAGCCTGGCGATCAGTGACGTCCATCAAGACCCCCGTTTTTACAAAAAGATCTCCGAGTCGCTGGGATACGAAACGACCAGCCTGGCCTGTTCCCCGGTTCAGTTTGAGGGCCGGGTTTACGGCGCGATCGAAGTTATCAACAAGAAAGGTGCCAGCTCGTTTGCCGGCCAGGAGATCAGCGCGATGGCCTACATCGGCCGCCAGCTCGCCGAGTTCATTCACGAGCTGATTATGGCCCGCGAGAAGATCGAAGCCTGAGCTTTTCGCTCGACGCAACACCCAAAAAAGCCGCCGCTCCCATGAGGAGCGGCGGCTTTTTTGTGCGTAGCGTCAGGTGGATGACGCAGGAGAGGGAGGGGCGACCGGATTAGACGCCGGCAAAGGCCATGCTAAATCCCAGCCAGGAGAGCACCAACGCGATGCCCCACTGCAGGAAGACCTGCACCACGCCCACACCCATGCTCTTAAAGAAGCTCGTGTTGTAGGCGCTCATCATGACCAGCAGCCAGATAACTGGCTTGAGCACCCAGCCCAGAATCGGCACCAGCCCCACAAAGAAGAGCAGCACGTTCAAGAAGAGCGAGATTCCGATCGCCTTGGAGAGCGCGTTGGAGGTGTTGCCGTGGCCTACCATCGAGATCGCCACTTTGAGCGCAACGGCCTGAACGATGAAACTTACGAAAAAATAGAGAATGGCTGACATCATAATCCTCGCGACATGTTGGGCGCCCCGCGTGGTGCGTACGCATCTTGAGGAGCGCGCAGCTAAGCTGACCCGCTGAGACGGGCTTCCCCTACCAGCGCAAACATACGCGCCGGGGCGATTTCTTCCAACAACCTGCGCCAGCGTCGACAGCTTCGGGGGCTTCGGGCTACAACCTCGGGGAGGGGCCGGTCAGGGCCCGCGACTTTTGACCTCGATGATGAGCCGCGCAATGGCCCACGACTTCTATGATGATGAGCAGGCGCGCACCCGCGCCTGGCCCTCGCTCTTCGGTCTTCTTCAGACCCGCGCACAGCGCTCGCCGGCGCGCGGCATTTATATGCGTGATGAGCGAGGAGCCCAGGAGTTTCGGACCTATTCTCAACTGCTGGCTGGCGCGCGACGTGTGGGCCATGCCCTCAAGGAGCGGGGCGTCGCCCCGGGAGAGCGCGTTTTGGTCGCGCAGCCTACCTGCTTCGACGCGTTGATAAGTTTTTTTGGGGTCTGCGCGCTGGGTGCCGTGCCCGTGCCGCTGCCCTGGCCGCGGGAGATCGACGCTTTCAAGGGGCTCACAAACCTGATGCGCTGGCGGCGTATCGCGCGCCGCTATGATGCCCGGGTGCTGCTCTGCGCCGACCTCGGAGTCCGTGCCGAGTCTGGCTGGCCAGGGGTCTGGCCCCCGTACCCCCTGGAGCACGTGCTCGACCCCCAGCGCCTGCTCGCCGGTCAGCCGGCTCACGTAGACTTTCAGGCCTTTGAGCCTCAACCCGACGATGTGGCTTATATCCAGTCGACCTCCGGCACCACCGGCGCGCCGCGTGGGGTGATGCTCACTCATGCCGGCCTGCGCACCTCGCTGGAGGCTATTGGCAGACGCATTGAGGCGTCTTCGGAAGATGTGCAGGTCTCCTGGCTTCCTCTCGACAATATCATGGGACTTGTAGGCGCGGTCTTCTTTGCGATGCACTGGGATATTCGCCTTGTGTTGATGCCCCCGGAACGTTTTCTGGATCAGCCCGAAGACTGGTTCTGGGCCATCCACGACCATCGCGCCACGTTAAGCCTGGCGCCGAACTTCGCTTACAACTACTGCGTGCGCCGCTGCCAGAACTCGGCATTAGAGGGGCTGGACCTCTCCAGCTGGCGTATCGCCATGAATGGCTCCGAGCCTGTGCGCGCTCAGCATATGCACCGCTTTCGTGAGCGTTTTAAGGCGTTTGGCCTTCAAAATTGGGCGCAGATGCCCGTCTACGGCATGAGTGAGGCCACACTGGGGATTGCTTTTCATCCCGCCGGCCAGCCTCCACGCATCGACGGCATCAACCGGCGCACACTGGAGTGGGACCGTCGGGCCGAGCCTTTGCCCGAGGCCGGCGCGCCCTCACCCTACGAGCGCATGCACGTCGTCTCGGTCGGTCGCCCCCTCGATCCGGTGGAGATCTGCGTGATCGACGAGCAGGGTAACGAGCTCCCCGAACGCTGCCTTGGCGAGGTGGCCATGAAGGGGCCTACAGTGATGGCGGGCTATGTTGACGCGACCAAACGCGAGGCCTCCGATGTGCAACCCACCCGTCTTCGTGATGGATGGCTGCTCACCGGTGATCTGGGCTACGTGGCCGATGGCGATCTTTTCTATGTCAGCCGCCGCTCCGACTGTATCGAGGCCGCAGGGGGGAAACGATTGATCTTCCCCGAAGAAGTCGAGCTCTTCGTCGACTCGGTCGACGGGGTGCGTTCAGGCAGCACAGCGATCTTTTCTGACCCGGACCATGGTGATGAGGATCGCCTGGTTGTGGCGTTTGAGGTTCAGACAGGCGCCGACGCGGGCGAGCTCGACGATCGCATCAACGCGCTGCTGGCGGCTCACCTCGATGTGCATCCGGTAAGGCTGATGCACCTGCCTCCGCGATCGGTGCCCAAGACCGCGTCGGGCAAGGTGCGCCGTCAGCTCTGCGCCAGGCTCTACGCCGACAACCTGCTCGGCCGCCGGCGCTCCGCCTGGCCCGCTCCGGGCGCGCTGCGCGCAAGCCTGAGAGACCTCTCCGAGGCGCTCTCCGCCAGCGGTGAGTCGGCCTCAGTGCGCCTCAAGGCGCTCTTCGGTGGCGCGTCAAAAGACGAGTAAGTTTCTCACCGCCATTGCGCGGGCCACTGAGACCGAAACATCGCCGGCGCTCTCCCTTAGCGCTCGGCACCCACGCGCGTGCAGACCAGCCCCTCCTCCACACGGCGCACTTCGCAACGCTGCCCCACGCGGCAATCCGCGTCTTCCTCGCATGCGCTGCGACACCCGGAAGGTTCACACACAAGCCCCGGATCGCACTCATAATCGCTGCGACACAGGGGCACCTCCTCCTCGGGGCCACATCCGCCCGTCAGAAGCAGCACGATCGCTGCCAGTGGTGCCGCAAGCTGACGTGCGTTCAAGAGTGCCATCGTCTTCTCCAAACGAAACAGGCCGCCATCGATACGATGGCGGCCTGTTCTCTTACCTCAAGCGTCGAGGTGTCACATCAAAACGATGCGACTTACTCGGCCGCGTCGGAGAAGCGGACGTTGGTGCCAAGCACGCCG encodes:
- a CDS encoding AMP-binding protein, which codes for MSRAMAHDFYDDEQARTRAWPSLFGLLQTRAQRSPARGIYMRDERGAQEFRTYSQLLAGARRVGHALKERGVAPGERVLVAQPTCFDALISFFGVCALGAVPVPLPWPREIDAFKGLTNLMRWRRIARRYDARVLLCADLGVRAESGWPGVWPPYPLEHVLDPQRLLAGQPAHVDFQAFEPQPDDVAYIQSTSGTTGAPRGVMLTHAGLRTSLEAIGRRIEASSEDVQVSWLPLDNIMGLVGAVFFAMHWDIRLVLMPPERFLDQPEDWFWAIHDHRATLSLAPNFAYNYCVRRCQNSALEGLDLSSWRIAMNGSEPVRAQHMHRFRERFKAFGLQNWAQMPVYGMSEATLGIAFHPAGQPPRIDGINRRTLEWDRRAEPLPEAGAPSPYERMHVVSVGRPLDPVEICVIDEQGNELPERCLGEVAMKGPTVMAGYVDATKREASDVQPTRLRDGWLLTGDLGYVADGDLFYVSRRSDCIEAAGGKRLIFPEEVELFVDSVDGVRSGSTAIFSDPDHGDEDRLVVAFEVQTGADAGELDDRINALLAAHLDVHPVRLMHLPPRSVPKTASGKVRRQLCARLYADNLLGRRRSAWPAPGALRASLRDLSEALSASGESASVRLKALFGGASKDE
- a CDS encoding GAF domain-containing protein, with protein sequence MQYEVFIPAAEEGGFDVTIEVEASNWTQALKTGLERLGEGMVRNVMCDIKSDNSIHVTDATSQRVFIIREVEAQAGAEPEPPQAATVKMEPLARPEPAAEVEPTQEPEPEPEVEPTQEPEPEPEVEPTQEPEPEPEVEPTPEPEPEPEVEPTQEPEPKAEAKPEPESEQWQSDDGKMRISSSTFESLQRDDVEEKPRVISESRHKTGERSAVTIGRTDEKVAANLIEDVFLEIQAIHENNMALEDVVNFVMDMVMEKLNAESGSILFADVNGRELYFAAARGPKAEEIMSFRVPMGQGIVGFCAREGVSLAISDVHQDPRFYKKISESLGYETTSLACSPVQFEGRVYGAIEVINKKGASSFAGQEISAMAYIGRQLAEFIHELIMAREKIEA